CGCCGCCTTGAATCCGTTGACTGGCTCGATGACGATTACACAAACATCCCTCTGGCTAATCCCAAGGAGGCTGCAGAATGAAAATCCGCGCCCAGATCGGCATGGTGCTTAATCTCGACAAATGCATCGGCTGCCATACCTGCTCCATCACCTGTAAAAACGTCTGGACAAACCGCGAAGGCGTTGAATACGCCTGGTTCAACAATGTCGAAACCAAACCCGGCATCGGTTATCCCAAGGAATGGGAAAACCAGAACCGCTGGCACGGCGGCTGGACGCGCAATGCAAACGGCAAACTGCGCCCGCGTATGGGCGGCAAGTGGCGAGTGCTGGCGAAGATTTTCGCCAATCCCAACCTGCCGCAGATTGACGACTATTACGAACCGTTCGATTTTGACTATCAGCACCTGCAAACGGCAGGTGAAAGCAAGACCATGCCGGTTGCCCGCCCCTATTCCAGAATCACCGGCAAGCGGATGGAAAAAATTGAATGGGGGCCGAACTGGGAAGAAATCCTCGGCGGCGAGTTCAGCAAACGCAGCAAGGATTATAACTTTGAAGGCGTGGAAAAAGAAATCTACAGCCAGTTTGAAAATACCTTCATGATGTACCTGCCGCGCCTGTGCGAGCACTGCCTTAACCCGACCTGTGTCGCCGCCTGCCCTTCCGGCGCGATTTACAAGCGTGAAAATGACGGCATTGTGCTGATTGATCAGGAAAAATGCCGCGGCTGGCGCATGTGCGTTTCGGGCTGCCCGTACAAGAAGATCTATTACAACTGGGAATCCGGCAAATCGGAAAAATGTATTTTCTGCTATCCGCGCATTGAAAGCGGCCAGCCGACCGTGTGTTCGGAAACCTGTGTCGGGCGTATCCGCTATCTCGGCGTGATGATTTATGATGCCGACAGAATTTCTGAAGCGGCAGCCGCACCGGACGAGCGCGACCTTTACGAAGAGCAGTGCGATATCTTCCTCAACCCGCATGACCCCGATATTATCGAGCAGGCGCGCAAGGACGGCGTGCCGGACGAATGGCTCGAGGCCGCCCGCAATTCGCCGGTTTATAAAATGGCGATGGAATGGAAAGTCGCCTTCCCGCTGCACCCTGAATATCGCACCCTGCCGATGGTGTGGTATATCCCGCCGCTGTCACCGCTGCAATCAGCGGCAGAAGCCGGCCTGCTGGAAATGGATGACTTTGTGCCCAATGTGCGCTCCCTGCGCATTCCGGTGCGTTATCTTGCCAACCTGCTCACCGCCGGGGATGAGGATCCGATCGCCACGGCGCTGGAGCGGATGCTTGCCATGCGCGCCTATATGCGCGCCAAGACCGTTGACGGCGTGCTTGACCCGTCCATCGCGCAAAAGGTTGGCCTCGAAGCGCAGACAATCGAAGATATGTACCAGATCATGGCGATTGCCAATTATGAAGACCGTTTTGTCATTCCGACGTCGCACCGTGAAATCAGCGAAGACGCTTACGAGTTGCGCGGCGGGTGCGGTTTTTCATTCGGCAATGGCTGTTCTGGCGGCAATTCCACCACAAACCTGTTCGGCCATTCCGGCAAGACAGGCTTGAAACACGCCGGTTAAGGTGAAGGAGATTTTCCATGCAGACAGAACTGAAACTTCTTTCCCTGCTGCTCAGCTACCCGCAAGGGGAAATGCGGCTGGCAAGTGATGAACTGAAAGCGTTTGCAACCCAAAGCACTGTGTTCAACAGCGCCTGCAAAACACAGCTTGTCGCGCTGATTGACAGTATCGCCGCCGGTGACCTCTTTGATGTGCAGGCTGAATATGTCACCCTGTTTGACCGCACCCGCGCGCTTTCGCTGCATTTGTTCGAGCATGTGCACGGCGAAAGCCGCGACCGCGGCCAGGCGATGGTTGATTTGAAAACCATGTATGAAGAGGCGGGCTATGAAATCGATGCGGCGGAGCTGCCGGATTACCTGCCGATGTTTCTGGAATTTCTGGCGACACAGCCCATACCGGAAGCAACAGCCTCGCTCGGTGATATTGCCCATATTGTCATCGCCATGGGCGAGCGGCTCGGCAAACGGCAGTCACCCTATGCGGCCATCTTCACCGCCCTGACACAGATGGCGGACGGCGATGCAGACAAGGCGCTGGTCAACACACTGCTTGAACAGGAAGAAGATGACCCCAATGACTTTGCCGCTCTTGACCGTATCTGGGAGGAAGAAGCCATAACCTTTGGCAGCAATATGGGCGAAAACAGCTGCGGCCCCGACCGGCTGCGCACCCGTTTGCGCGCCGCACATCGCGATGTTGCCGCCCCAACTCAGGAATAACCCCATGACCCCGTTTTTCCATAATGTCATTTTTGGCTTTTATCCCTATATCGCCCTGACGGTTCTGGTTATCGGTTCTGTCATCCGTTATGACCGTGAGCCTTACAGCTGGCGCGCCGGCTCAAGCCAGCTGTTGCGCCGCCGTATGCTGATATGGGGCTCGGTGCTGTTTCATGCCGGTGTCCTGTTTATCCTCATCGGTCATCTTGTCGGGCTGCTGACACCCATCCGGATTTTTGACTGGCTCGGCATCAGCCACAGCGCCAAACAGCTGCTGGCAGTCATGGCCGGCGGCATTGCCGGCGCCATGGCGATTATCGGCGCAACCCTGCTGATCATCCGGCGCGTGTTTGACGCGCGGGTGCGGGCAACGTCAAGCTTTTCCGACACGCTGGTTATCATCCTGTTATGGGTGCAGCTGGCGCTCGGCCTTTACAGCATCCCCTATTCGCTGCACCATGCCGATGGCCACGAGATGGTCAAATTCATGAACTGGGCACAAGGCATCTTCACCTTTAACCCCGCGGCAGCAAGCTATATCACCGATGTTGCGTCGGTCTTCAAGGCCCATATCGCACTGGGGCTGACTCTCTTTCTTATCTTCCCCTTCACCCGTCTTGTGCATATGCTCAGCGCGCCGATACGTTATATCTGGCGGCCCGGCTATCAGATTGTACGCGCAGTGCGCAGGAAGGGCAGCTGATGGTTACGGTTTATAAAAACGCGGAAGAAGCAAAATCTTCCGCCTATCCGATGAAGGAAGATGTTGACACGCGCGTGCCGCCCAGAGCGGCACCCATTATGGATGAAATCCGCGTCAACGGCGTGGTGATTGCAGAGGCCGACCTTCTGCTTGAGGCACAAAA
This is a stretch of genomic DNA from Candidatus Tokpelaia hoelldoblerii. It encodes these proteins:
- the narH gene encoding NarH respiratory nitrate reductase beta subunit (bhsal10340), with product MKIRAQIGMVLNLDKCIGCHTCSITCKNVWTNREGVEYAWFNNVETKPGIGYPKEWENQNRWHGGWTRNANGKLRPRMGGKWRVLAKIFANPNLPQIDDYYEPFDFDYQHLQTAGESKTMPVARPYSRITGKRMEKIEWGPNWEEILGGEFSKRSKDYNFEGVEKEIYSQFENTFMMYLPRLCEHCLNPTCVAACPSGAIYKRENDGIVLIDQEKCRGWRMCVSGCPYKKIYYNWESGKSEKCIFCYPRIESGQPTVCSETCVGRIRYLGVMIYDADRISEAAAAPDERDLYEEQCDIFLNPHDPDIIEQARKDGVPDEWLEAARNSPVYKMAMEWKVAFPLHPEYRTLPMVWYIPPLSPLQSAAEAGLLEMDDFVPNVRSLRIPVRYLANLLTAGDEDPIATALERMLAMRAYMRAKTVDGVLDPSIAQKVGLEAQTIEDMYQIMAIANYEDRFVIPTSHREISEDAYELRGGCGFSFGNGCSGGNSTTNLFGHSGKTGLKHAG
- the narJ gene encoding Nitrate reductase molybdenum cofactor assembly chaperone (bhsal10350), which produces MQTELKLLSLLLSYPQGEMRLASDELKAFATQSTVFNSACKTQLVALIDSIAAGDLFDVQAEYVTLFDRTRALSLHLFEHVHGESRDRGQAMVDLKTMYEEAGYEIDAAELPDYLPMFLEFLATQPIPEATASLGDIAHIVIAMGERLGKRQSPYAAIFTALTQMADGDADKALVNTLLEQEEDDPNDFAALDRIWEEEAITFGSNMGENSCGPDRLRTRLRAAHRDVAAPTQE
- the narI gene encoding Respiratory nitrate reductase gamma subunit (bhsal10360), with protein sequence MTPFFHNVIFGFYPYIALTVLVIGSVIRYDREPYSWRAGSSQLLRRRMLIWGSVLFHAGVLFILIGHLVGLLTPIRIFDWLGISHSAKQLLAVMAGGIAGAMAIIGATLLIIRRVFDARVRATSSFSDTLVIILLWVQLALGLYSIPYSLHHADGHEMVKFMNWAQGIFTFNPAAASYITDVASVFKAHIALGLTLFLIFPFTRLVHMLSAPIRYIWRPGYQIVRAVRRKGS